One stretch of Eupeodes corollae chromosome 2, idEupCoro1.1, whole genome shotgun sequence DNA includes these proteins:
- the LOC129944718 gene encoding probable insulin-like peptide 3 — protein MSSPSVKILFTLNWFCLLLIFCNNTPSCEGIQKLCGKKLPDTLDMLCENGFGTKTKKSILVDPVEYYNDIDGEDLISPFGQFPFISQYEANALAKSRRRRFGIADECCKKACTMAELRSYCL, from the exons atgtcttctccATCAGTCAAGATTCTTTTTACACtaaattggttttgtttattgttaatattttgcaaTAATACACCGTCATGTGAGGGTATTCAAAAATTGTGTGGCAAAAAATTGCCCGACACATTGGATATGCTTTGTGAGAATGGTTTTGGAACTAAAACCAAGAAATCaa tTTTAGTTGACCCAGTGGAATATTATAATGACATCGATGGTGAAGATCTCATATCGCCTTTTGGTCAGTTTCCCTTTATTTCACAATATGAAGCCAACGCTCTGGCCAAAAGCCGTCGCAGGAGATTTGGTATTGCTGATGAATGTTGCAAGAAAGCTTGTACAATGGCTGAGTTAAGAAGCTATTGCCTTTAA